The following proteins come from a genomic window of Gadus morhua chromosome 11, gadMor3.0, whole genome shotgun sequence:
- the LOC115554527 gene encoding secreted frizzled-related protein 1 — protein sequence MVCASPLGSLLPAALLAVVLLLSPCRGSEYEYVGWKPDGYNGGGGGRSYGKPPQCVDIPEDLRLCYNVGYTQMLLPNLLDHETLAEVKQQAGSWVPLVYKNCHPGTQVFLCSLFAPVCMDRPVYPCRWLCEAVRDGCTPIMESFGFPWPDMLTCDRFPAGDVCIAMTAPNATQATHPTGFSQVCPPCDNEMKTDAILEHMCASEFAFKTKIKEVTQENADRKVVLQKRKKSVKAGNLKKKDLKKLVLYLKNGADCPCQQLDNLTSHYLIMGRKVDKQYLLTGIHKWDKSSKEFKMAIKKLKTHQCPSFENVFK from the exons ATGGTGTGCGCCTCCCCCCTGGGGAGCCTGCTCCCCGCGGCGCTCCTCGCGgttgtcctcctcctgtccccctgCCGGGGGTCCGAGTACGAGTACGTGGGCTGGAAGCCGGACGGCtacaacggcggcggcggcggccgcagCTACGGCAAACCCCCGCAGTGCGTGGACATCCCCGAGGACCTGAGGCTCTGCTACAACGTGGGCTACACCCAGATGCTGCTGCCCAATCTGCTGGACCACGAGACGCTGGCCGAGGTGAAGCAGCAGGCGGGCAGCTGGGTGCCCCTGGTCTACAAGAACTGCCACCCGGGCACGCAGGTCTTCCTGTGCTCGCTGTTCGCCCCCGTGTGCATGGACCGCCCCGTGTACCCGTGCCGCTGGCTGTGCGAGGCGGTGCGCGACGGCTGCACGCCCATCATGGAGTCGTTCGGCTTCCCTTGGCCCGACATGCTCACCTGCGATCGGTTCCCCGCAGGTGACGTGTGCATCGCCATGACGGCGCCCAACGCCACCCAGGCCACCCACCCCACAG GTTTCTCTCAGGTCTGTCCTCCATGTGACAACGAAATGAAGACAGACGCCATCCTGGAACACATGTGTGCCAGCGAATTTG ccttcAAGACCAAGATCAAGGAGGTGACACAGGAGAACGCCGACCGCAAGGTGGTCCtgcagaagaggaagaagtcTGTGAAGGCCGGGAACCTGAAGAAGAAGGACCTGAAGAAGCTGGTCCTGTACCTGAAGAACGGGGCGGACTGCCCCTGCCAACAGCTGGACAACCTGACCAGCCACTACCTGATCATGGGGCGCAAGGTGGACAAACAGTACCTGCTCACGGGCATCCACAAGTGGGACAAGTCCAGCAAGGAGTTCAAGATGGCCATCAAGAAGCTGAAGACGCACCAGTGTCCCAGCTTTGAGAACGTCTTCAAATAA